In Bacteroides cellulosilyticus, the genomic stretch TTGCATTTCCGGTTCGTTCATCAGCGTCAGGATACGCCCTCCGGCAATGGAGAAATATCGGAATTCTGCAAAGTTGGTCAGTGCCGAAGTCAGCGGATCGAAGACGCGGGAACCGACAACGAGGAACATAACGAACGTGAGCAAGGATAAATCTCCTCCTATCAATAAGTACGTTCCACAAAGTATCATCAACGTCAGACCTGCTCGTATCAGCGTTACGGAAAGCAGTATGAACGGGCCGAGCAATGCTTCCTGGCGGATACAGGCACGGCGTAGTTCGGCAAAGGCATTCTTCAGACGGACAAACTTGTCGCCCAGCAGATTATATGCTTTCATTACCCGTATTCCCTGCAAGTACTCTTCCAGACGATTGCCTGCATTGATTTTGGCAGCAATCTGTTTGCCGCTCAGTTTGTATTGCAGGTAAGTACTGCCCAGCAATATTCCTACGGCAAGTGGCAGGGCTATAAACATGGTAACGGCCATTCGCCAATCTATCCATAGCAAGCCAAGGAAGGCAAGTACAGGCATCACCAGTGCACCCATCAATTGGGGCAGATGATGCGAAATACCTGTTTCCGCCATAGTAAAGTCTGTAATCAGCATGGAGGAAAGATCACCCGGATCGCGGCGTGACAGGAAGCCTAATGAGAGTTTCCGCAAATGCTCTGCCAGGCTGACACGTCCTGCGGCACTCATTTCATAGGCACCTCGGAAATTGGCGCGGTAGGAAACCTTTTCGGCCAACGCCATGACAAATACATACACTACAAGCAGGATAAAAATAGTCCAGAGCCGTTGAGTGTCCAGCGGCATTCCGCTGCCATCGAAAGCACGGAATATCACGTTGATTGCTTCGATAGACAGGCAGAATGGGACAATATTTACCAGGTTGGCAAGCATCGTGTAGCCCACAGGTTTGCGAAGGCGTTCGGTGTGCCCTATCGTAATATTTTCTATTGCATTCATTCTTTTACCTCCTTCTTACTGTTTAGTTCCCAGCGGAACGCATCCGTATAAGCGTCCCACATATTCTTATATAATCCTTCCGTTTTACTTAATATCTCGTGTTTCCCATGCTGTACGAGCTTTCCTTCGTTCAGTACGATGATTTGCTGTGCCGAAATGATGGACGAGAGACGGTGTGCAATGATGATAACCGTCTTATTCTGGATCAGATGTTGCAAAGCCTGCTGCATCTTATATTCATTTTCGGGATCGGCAAAAGCAGTCGCCTCGTCCAGCACCAGGATAGGGGCATTTTTCAGGATGGCCCTTGCCACACAGACACGTTGCGACTCGCCACCGGAAAGGTAGACGCCCTCATCTCCGATGCGGGTTTCATAACCTTGCGGAAGGCTTTCTATAAACTCATGGCACTGTGCGGCTTTTGCGGCAGCTATCACTTCCTCGCGCCCTGCACTGGAGTTTCCTACCCGGATATTTTCATAGAGGGTATCAAAGAAAAGGAAGCTATCTTGGAAAACAAAGGAAACAATGTCCATCAACTTTTCGGTGGGAATATTTTTGATGTTGACTCCTCCGATCCGTATTTCGCCTTCCACTACATCCCAGAAGCGGGGAATCAGATTGGCTACTGTAGATTTTCCTGAACCTGAGGGGCCTACGAGTGCCGTAATTTCACCTTGGCGTGCTGTGAAGGTGATGTCGCGTAGCGCTTCGGTACGAGTTGTCTCCGCTTTATTCTCATAAGCGAAACTAACCTTGAGGAATTCAATGTCATAACCGGCGGGTACTTGCGGTGTTTGTGCTTCCGGTACGGGTGGCTCGGCAAAGATACGGTCAATACGTTCTACGCCCTCGTCTATTTCCCGTGTACCCGATCCGAGGAACATCAGTTTATAAATAGGGGAGGCTACTCCGGGACCCATAATAATAAAGAATAGATAGACAGCGGCTAATGCCAGATTTTGTGGCTCATGACTCAGTAATAGTAAACCTATCGGCAGAATAAACGTAATGAGTGAGTTCAGTAATATGGTGAAGACCACCATGCCGGGTTCGTATGTATCGCATACTTTCAGTGCATATTCCTTATACGCCTCAATCTCACTATTGAAACGGCGGAATGACCGGACGCTCTGACCGAAGATTTTCACGACCGGCATGCCGCGTACATATTGTACGGCTGAGGCGCTCATTCGTTCCTGTGTATCAAAGTAGATTTTAGTAAACTCCTGTGCCTTTTTCCCGAAGAAGTTGGCAAACTGTAATCCTATACTCAATGCGATACAGAATAGACAGACCGCAGCCATCCAGCCATTCAGGGAGAAAAAGATGATAAACATCAGAGTGACCGTAGCCAATACATTCACAAGGTCGGGGATGGTATGGGCAATGAAGTTCTCAATCTTTTCTACATTCTGTTCCATAATTTTCTTGATGCTTCCGGTAGATGTACCGTTCAGGTATCCTAACGATAAGCGTCCGATGTGTTCCGATAGCTTGATACGTAATCCGTATAGGATACGGAAAGCTGCTACATGTGAGGCCATCAGTGCCGCATAAAGTAGCAATAATCCTCCGATCAGTCCGAAGAAGGCGAACCACCCCCAATATATCAGTACTCCGCTGTCCACTTTCCCTAAATCACTGGCGTGATGCAGCAATTCTTGCAATACGCGGTATACCGACCAGTAGGGAACCAGCATGCACGTAGCGCTGCCTGCCGAAAGAACTCCGGCCAGGATCAGCAAGCCTTTCCGCTCGCCTGCAATCTCAAACAGGCGGGCGATTCCTTTTTTCTGTTTCTGTTTCTCTTTCATAATTTATAATTTTGTTTAGTGTGAGTTTTCTCTTTTGGGGCAGGCATTCACTCTTTGCAGGGCTAAGGGATAAAGAGTAATAGCCTGTGCCTACTGTTAATCTGTGATGACTCCTATACTGAGTATAGAATCAATGCCAATGATTCCTACAATCAATGCCAATGATTCATACCATCAATGCCAATGATTCATATCATCAATGCCAATGATGCCTATCATCAATACGGATGATGATATACTCAGTCATATAGGCATCCTGGTTGACCTCTACTTATAACCCGGCTCTCTCCGGTGCTTAATAACGAACAATATTCAGATTCATTCAAAAAAAGAGAGAACTTATATTTTCATAAGCTCTCTCCAACCAGTTACTTCGAATGTGATGTATTCTGTGACTATCTGTTCCAAATCTTCTATCCCGACTCGGTGCATGATCAATTCCTCAAACATGGTGAACATCCATGCCGTATGCAGGTGGATAGAAAAGTCGGTTACATTGATATTCATTTGCGGATGTTTCTCTTTCATATCTCTGAAGTACTCTTTCACGAGTGATGTGGAGCGTTCGGTGAAGTTCTCCTTGAAGTTTTCCAGTGAAGAACCCTGTGCATGGAAAAATAGCAATACCAACAATTTGCGATGCTTTTGTATCAATGTCATGTACTCTTCTATCACATATCGTAGGTATTCTGTGGAATACATCTCCATGATATCTGCTCCATAACGACCGTGATGTTCGTGCAGCATTCTTTCGAATGCACTGATTACAGGCCGTACCACCGTACAGAAAATATCATCCTTACTTTTGAAATAGTTATAGATATTGCTCAACCCTACCTGTGCTTCTTGCGCAATTTCACGCATGGAAGCCTTTGGAAAGCCGTTTTCGAGGAATACCTTTTCGGCAGCTTTCAAAATTTCTTTTTGTATGTCATCTTTAGGGTATTGCATAAGTTTTATTTCTCGACTGCAAAGTAGGGGAGAATCCGCCTTTTCTGAAATACCCATTAATGATGGTTTTTTGTTAGATTTTTATAAAAATCACAATTATTGGGTATTGCCAAGGTCACTGAAAGCATGCAACTTTGCGCGTATAATCTAACTATAAACTACTATATGGTGAAACTAACCAATCATAAAAAGGCAATTGGCAGACCTTTAAGTTGTAAGAGATGGGGAATAATAGCTATTATTATTCTTTTTGCAGGTAGCTTATCTTTTTTACTGTACTCTTACTTTTCTCATGATGCTGATAATCCTCAGTGTAACTGTTTGCTATGTATGCTTAATCATGTTCCTGAAGAGGGAGAGTACATTTATAATCGCTATTTGATATTTATTAGTTTTATCTGGATTGCTGTGATCTTTGCGACTGTCTTTTTAGCGAATTACTGCTTTGTAAAAAAAAAGAACAAAAATAAATAGTGTTCGTTTAAGTACCTACTTGTTATTATTTTTAATAACATAATACTCATATTTGGGTATTGCCCGCCTTTTCAACTCCCTCTACCTTTGCGCCAACAAAATTTAAGATAAAAGATGAGAAAATTAACTTGCTTATTCGCCTTAGGTTTCTTGCTTTTTAACAATACTTTACGGGCTAATGAACCTGAAAAAGTAACCTCAACAGAAGAGGTATCTGAAACTACGGCAAAGAAAGAGAGAATAAAACAGGTAACAAAAGATGACGACTACGAAAAATTCCGTTTCGGTGGATACGGAGAAATGGTAGCAAAGTTTATGAACTACGGAACGAATCGTTTCTATGGTGGGGTCGATAACAGTGATCATCGCAATACCATTGCAATTCCTCGTTTTGTGTTGGCTTTTGACTACAAGTTTAATTCCAAGTGGATACTGGGTGCTGAAATAGAGTTTGAAGCAGGAGGTGTAGGTATTGAAACAGAACTTGAGAATTCAGAAAACGGTGAGTATGAAACAGAAATGGAAAAGGGTGGAGAAGTCGCTCTTGAGCAGTTTCATATTACCCGTCTGATACATTCGGCTTTCAATGTTCGTGCCGGTCATTTGATTGTACCTATGGGTTTGACCAATGCACACCATGAGCCTATCAACTTCTTTGGAACATCTCGTCCTGAGGGTGAAACCACAATTATTCCTTCTACCTGGCATGAGACAGGATTGGAATTCTTCGGCTCTTTTGGTAAAGGATATGCGCGCTTTGATTATCAGGCAATGATTGTTGCTGGCTTGAATGCTGATGGATTTGGTCGCGATAATTGGGTTGCCGGTGGTAAGCAGGGACTCTTTGAACAAGATAACTTTACTTCGCCTGCTTATGTAGCACGTCTGGACTATAAAGGGGTACCGGGACTGCGTGTAGGTGCTGCTTTTTACTATTGTAATGACGTGACGGCCAATGCTGATAAGAATTATAAGTATAGCAGCGTAGGTCGCTCATCAGTGAAAATCTACTCTGCCGATGCACAGTATAAAAATAAATATGTTACCGCTCGTGGTAATATCATTTATGGTGATTTAGAGAATTCTTCCAAGATCAGCAAGGTTACTCTTTCCAATAACTCTAATTATTATCATGGTGCTATGCGTAATGTAGCTAAGAATGCCTTGTGCTATGGCTTGGAGGCTGGTCTCAACCTGAGTGCTTTCTTCTCGCAGAAGAAATGTCCGGTTATTTACCCTTATGCCCGTTATGAATACTACAACCCGCAGGAAGAGGCAGAAGGTTCAGCTACAATGGAGAAACGCTGTCAGGTAAGCAAATGGACGGCAGGAGTTAACTGGTTTGCATTGCCGAATCTGGTTGTGAAGGCCGATTATACTACCCGTCATATTGGTACGAACAAGGTATTTGGATCGACTAAATATAACAATGAAAATGAATTTGCTATCGGCATAGCTTATGTCGGTTGGTTTACCAAGAGATAGTTCAAATAGGTATTTATAATTAATTTAATGTTTAAGTAATATGAAAAAGTTTTTTTATTTGTCGGCTCTTTCATTGGGCATGATGTGTTCCATTACGGCTTGTAGTGATGATGACACTACGACTATAGACGCTAAAAATCTTGACTATACGGCAGAGAATGCAAGTAGTTGGGGAAATTACATGCGAGTAGTTGCACAATTGTTGGTGAATGATGCTACTGCTCTTTATGATGACTGGGCGGTTAAATACAATGAAGGTGGAAGCTATGCAGATTTCTTTAAGAATCAAGATGCTTTGACGAGTGTTGAGCAGTTGATTGACGGCTGTGTAGACATTGCCAATGAAGTAGGTACTGCCAAAATTGGTGACCCTTACGATCTTTTCATACATAATAATGAAGAAAAGGCTTTGTATGCTGTAGAGTCATGGTATAGCTGGCATTCTCGTGAAGACTATCGTAACAATATCTATTCTATTCGTAATGCTTATTACGGAACACGTACAGGAGCTATTAGCGAGTCATCCCTCTCAAAAGCAGTAGCTGCAGTAAATGCTAATCTTGATACTGAAGTAAAAAAGGCGATTGATGATGCAGCAGCAGCAATTTGGGCTATCCCGAGTCCTTTCCGCAACAATATCAATAGTCCGGAAGCAGTAAGTGCTATGGAAGCTTGTGCCACTTTAGAGGGAGTACTCAAGGGAAGTTTGAAGAATTGTATCGAAAGTATTGATAAAACAGTGCTAGCTGAAGTCGTAAAAAATTATGTGGATGTAGTTGTATTACCTACTTACTCTGATTTGAAAGCGGGAAATCAGGCTCTTTTCGATGCTGTTGAGACATTCCGTACTTCTCCCAGCAATGCTAACTTCAAGGCTTGCGCCACAGCATGGCTTGCTGCTCGTACACCGTGGGAAACTAGTGAGGCATTCCTTTTTGGTCCGGTTGCCGACAAAGGTCTTGACCCCAATATGGATAGCTGGCCGCTTGACCAGGATGGTATCGTACAGATCCTGACGTCCGGTAACTATTCAGACTTAAACTGGGATGGTGACTATGATGAAGAAGATGATAAAATTGCCGGTGCACAAGCTTTGCGTGGTTACCACACTTTGGAATATTTGATCTTCAAAGATGGTGAAGCCCGTACCATTCAGTAAGATTTTTACTTGTTAGAAATAAGATTTTGCGGAAACAGCGGGATAATGAATATTCTGTTGTTTCCGCAACATCTGCGTTAAAAAGATAAATGTTAGTTACGTATTTTGCAATAATAATTCAATAACGAATGAATGGCTTATTAAAATACTCATTTCCAATCTGTTTTTCGCTTCTGGCATTGTTTGCTTGCGAAAATGATGGAATTGATGTGGATGATATAGAAGTACCTGCCGGCTTTGCCCTCTCTGCCGGTACTGCTACCAACTTCCTGACTTCCTCTTATGCTTATGACAGGTCGGCTGACTGGATAACAGGAGCATACGATAAACGTTTCACCCGTGGTGACAAATTGTATGATGATATCCGCACCAGTAGTAATGGAATAGGTGGAGGACTGGGACCGGTTTATGCCGGTTATTCTTGTGGTAGCTGTCACCGAAATGCCGGACGTACGCAACCTACCTTGTGGAGCGAAGGTGGTTCCGGTAGCTCCGGCTTTTCGTCTATGTTGGTTTATATTAGTCGTAAGAATGGAGCTTTCTTTCAGGATTATGGACGTGTGCTTCATGATCAGGCTATTTATGGTGTGAAGCCCGAGGGAAAACTGAAAGTGGAATATACCTATGAGACTTTCCAATTCCCTGATGGTGAGACGTATGAACTCTGCAAACCCAATTATTCTATTTATGAATGGTATGCGGACAGCGTCAAACCCGAAGACCTGTTCTGTACGGTGCGTATTCCTTTGCGCCACGTAGGTATGGGACAAATGATGGCGCTCGATCCCACTGAAATTGAAGCTTTGGCTGCTAAAAGTAATTATCCGGAATATGGTATCAGTGGCCGTTGCAACTATATCTCCGAGAGAGGAGTGAGAAGTTTAGGCTTGTCCGGTAATAAAGCACAGCATGCCGACCTGACAGTGGAACTTGGTTTCTCCAGCGATATGGGAGTTACGAACAGCCGCTATCCCGAAGAAATCTGTGAAGGACAGGCACAAGTAAATCAAGGCAGTATGATGGGACTTTCTTATGCTCAATTGGATGTATCTACGGAAGAAATGGAGAATGTAGACCTCTACATGCAGAGCCTTAGTGTTCCGGCACGTCGCAATGTGAATAATGAACAAGTAATCAAGGGTGAGCAGAATTTTTATAAGGCGAAGTGCCATCTCTGCCATGTAACCACCTTGCACACAAAACCACGTGGTTCTGTACTGTTGAACGGAACTCGCCTTCCCTGGCTGGGTAGTCAGACAATTCATCCATATTCGGACTTCTTGCTTCATGACATGGGCTCTGAAATTATGGGCGTAGGACTGAATGATAACTACGTAAGCGGTTTGGCCCGTGGCAACGAATGGCGTACGACTCCGCTTTGGGGTATCGGATTGCAGGAAACTGTGAATGGTCATACTTACTTCCTGCACGATGGACGCGCCCGCAACTATGTTGAGGCTATCATGTGGCACGGTGGTGAAGGTGAAGCATCGAAGAATCTCTTCAAAAAGATGAGTAAAGAAGATCGTGATGCTTTGGTCGCATTCCTGAAATCATTATAAAACAAATAACGAACAATAAAACCAATAAGTATTATACAAGCAATTATGAAGAAATTAATTTTAATGGTTGTAATGGCTGCCCTTTCGTTGGCTGCTATGGCACAGCATGAAGAAGATACAGAAAACGGTGTAGTGTCACTTGCCGGAAGAGAGGGATTTACGATAGAAACCAAGAAGGGAGACTTTGTATTCAAGCCCTATCTGTTGGTACAGACTTGTGCAAATTTCAATTGGTATGATGATGAAGGTCTGGATAAGGCATACAATCAGGATAATGTAGCTAATTCCGGTTTCTCAATTCCCTATGCTGTATTGGGCTTCACTGGTAAAGCTTTTGGTAAAGTAGCCTTTAATCTTTCTATCAATGCGGCTGCCAGTGGGGGAGCATTGCTTCAACAAGCATGGTTCGATGTACAACTTAAAAAACAGTTTGCCGTGCGTGTCGGTAAATTCAAAACACCTTTCTCACATGCTTATCTGACGACGTTGGGCGAAACATTGTTGCCGCAGTTGCCAGTATCATTGACTTCTGCTGTCATTCTGCCTTATTCCTTGAATGCGGTAACGCCTAACATCGGTACCGGTTTTGACCTCGGTGTTGAAGTTCACGGATTGTTAGCTGATAAATTTGGCTATGAAGTAGGTTTATTCAATGGTACCGGTTCTTCTGTAAATACAGCTACAAAAACTCTGAGTGATGATTGGCATATCCCTTCTTTACTGTATGCGGGGCGCTTTACTTATATGCCTAAAGGTGTGATGCCGTCCACTCAAGGTAATCCTAACCGTTTGAATGAAGATAAGATCATGTTCGGTGTATCGGCTTCAATCAATGTGGAAAGTGAGAATGAAAGTACCAATGATACCCGTGTGGGAGTGGAATTTGCCATGTTAAAGAACAAACTGTATCTGGGTGCCGAAGCATATTATATGAATGTGGGCTTCACGAAACGCCAGAAAATTAATGAAAGCTACAATTACTTGGGTGGTTATGTACAGGGCGGTTACTTTGTTGCTCCCCGTTTGCAGGCTGCCTTGCGTTATGACTTCTTTAACCGTAACGGTACCGGCGATGACGGATTTTTGAATATGCCGGCTGTGGGTATGAATTATTTCTTTAAGGGTTGTAACCTGAAACTCCAGGCTATGTACCAGTATATTGCCCGTACGGGGCATGATACACAACTTGACCGAGATAATGATAATTTAGGTCTGGCCACTCATTCTGCAACAGTAATGCTGCAATATACTTTCTAAAAAAGAAAGAGAGTAGTTATGAAGAAATGTATATTATTCTTTGCGGCTATCTGGATGACAGTCTGCTTCTGTTCATGTGATGATGGAAGAATCTATGAGAAGGAGATAGAGGTGCAGCGTGGCGGCCGTGTCCTAAAGTTGACAGGTCGTTTCAGTGGTATCAGCAATTGGACGGATGATTATAGTGTCGTTGTGGCAGGTTTCAATGATAAAAGTGAATACGCCGTTATAACGAAATCACTGCCAGTCAATGTAGCTGACGGAACAGATATCGTTATGACACTGGGAGGTATCAGTGATGATGTGAAATCACTCAAATTGTGTGTTATCAGTCGTTTGCGCGAATGTATTGTCGAATTTAAGACGATGGAAGATGAAGAACTCGCAGCTATTACAGATACTATATTAATGGATGTGGGAACACTGGACGTGGGTATGTTCAGTTCCATCCAGTCGCAGGTTTTCGATAAAAGATGTGTAGCGTGCCATGGGCAGACCGGTTCTGCATCGGGTAATTTATTTCTGACGGAGGGTAAGAGCTATAATGCGTTGGTCAACCAGCCGGCGCATAAGAATAGTGATATACTATTGGTGAAACCCGGCAGTGCAGAAGAGAGTTTTCTACATCTGGTCTTGAACAGGGCTGGTGATACGAGTATGAACCATACCGATATGCTGTCAGAAGATGAGCAACCCTTATTGAAACTGATAGATAATTGGATAAACGAAGGTGTTTTTTTGAATAACGAGTAAACGATATTGGAAATGAACAACAAAAAACAACCAACCAACCAATCAGAGAATACATTAACCGAGATTTTTAAATATGAAGTAAAAGAAGGCGTTTCAGAGTTTCATGTAATGATTCACTCTATTCGGCCGGAAGACACTTATGAGGAACAGTTAAATGCAGTAGCCAATGCCTACAACGATTTGCTTGCAGGTGAATTGAAAGGTGCCATGGCTGTGTTTAAACGTTATTTCCTGAGTGATACCGCCAATCAGGCTGACCTCCTGCTGGCTATCACTACCGAAAGTTCCGACTGTGCTCTTTCCGTGGTAGAGCAACCCCCTTTGGATGGGACGAAAATAGCTTTGTGGGCTTATTTACAGACCAATGTGCAGACACAAGTGCTGCACAACGGACTGTTTGAAGTAAAGCACAATGCGTACCGCCACCTGTGGGGAGGCAGTGTTTTCAATCGTGCTGCAAATTCTGAATACCAGACTCGTTTATTGCTGAATGACTACGTGATGCAACTTATGGAACAAGGATGTAAATTGGCGGATAACTGTATCCGTACCTGGTTCTTCGTACAGAATGTGGATGTGAATTATGCCGGTGTGGTAAAGGCACGTAATGAGGTTTTCGTCACTCAGAATTTGACGGAAAAAACACACTATATTGCCAGTACAGGTATCGGCGGACGTCATGCTGATCCTAAAGTATTGGTGCAAATGGATACCTATGCTGTGGCAGGTTTAAAGCCGGAACAGATACACTTCCTTTATGCTCCTACGCATCTGAATCCTACTTATGAGTATGGTGTCAGCTTTGAACGCGGAACGTATGTCGATTACGGTGACCGGCGTCAAGTGTTTATTTCAGGTACGGCAAGTATCAACAATAAAGGGGAAGTGGTATACCCCGGCGACATCCGCAGGCAGACGGAACGGATGTGGGAAAATGTAGAAGCCTTGCTGAAAGAGGCGGAGTGCACATTTGATGATTTGGGACATATGATTGTTTACCTGCGTGACATTGCAGACTATGCCGTTGTGAAGAGTATGTATGACAAGCGTTTCCCGGATACTCCTAAAGTATTTGTACATGCGCCTGTATGTCGTCCCGGATGGTTGATCGAAATGGAATGTATGGGAGTTAAGGCTTTGAA encodes the following:
- a CDS encoding ABC transporter ATP-binding protein; the protein is MNAIENITIGHTERLRKPVGYTMLANLVNIVPFCLSIEAINVIFRAFDGSGMPLDTQRLWTIFILLVVYVFVMALAEKVSYRANFRGAYEMSAAGRVSLAEHLRKLSLGFLSRRDPGDLSSMLITDFTMAETGISHHLPQLMGALVMPVLAFLGLLWIDWRMAVTMFIALPLAVGILLGSTYLQYKLSGKQIAAKINAGNRLEEYLQGIRVMKAYNLLGDKFVRLKNAFAELRRACIRQEALLGPFILLSVTLIRAGLTLMILCGTYLLIGGDLSLLTFVMFLVVGSRVFDPLTSALTNFAEFRYFSIAGGRILTLMNEPEMQGSKEAPESGDITFYHVSFGYQKKQVLHDVSVTLRKNTLTALVGPSGSGKSTMLKLCARFYDPQQGQVLFNGVDMKTLEPESLMSHISMVFQDVYLFQDTIRNNIRFGKTDATDEEIEAAARKACCHDFIMRLPKGYDTQVGEGGCTLSGGEKQRISIARAILKEAPVVLLDEATASLDPENEVEVQRAINTLIAGRTVIVIAHRLKTIKNADNIIVLEEGRIAEQGKHQELLDNKGLYAKLWNIQEKTLGWKL
- a CDS encoding ABC transporter ATP-binding protein is translated as MKEKQKQKKGIARLFEIAGERKGLLILAGVLSAGSATCMLVPYWSVYRVLQELLHHASDLGKVDSGVLIYWGWFAFFGLIGGLLLLYAALMASHVAAFRILYGLRIKLSEHIGRLSLGYLNGTSTGSIKKIMEQNVEKIENFIAHTIPDLVNVLATVTLMFIIFFSLNGWMAAVCLFCIALSIGLQFANFFGKKAQEFTKIYFDTQERMSASAVQYVRGMPVVKIFGQSVRSFRRFNSEIEAYKEYALKVCDTYEPGMVVFTILLNSLITFILPIGLLLLSHEPQNLALAAVYLFFIIMGPGVASPIYKLMFLGSGTREIDEGVERIDRIFAEPPVPEAQTPQVPAGYDIEFLKVSFAYENKAETTRTEALRDITFTARQGEITALVGPSGSGKSTVANLIPRFWDVVEGEIRIGGVNIKNIPTEKLMDIVSFVFQDSFLFFDTLYENIRVGNSSAGREEVIAAAKAAQCHEFIESLPQGYETRIGDEGVYLSGGESQRVCVARAILKNAPILVLDEATAFADPENEYKMQQALQHLIQNKTVIIIAHRLSSIISAQQIIVLNEGKLVQHGKHEILSKTEGLYKNMWDAYTDAFRWELNSKKEVKE
- a CDS encoding TetR/AcrR family transcriptional regulator, whose amino-acid sequence is MQYPKDDIQKEILKAAEKVFLENGFPKASMREIAQEAQVGLSNIYNYFKSKDDIFCTVVRPVISAFERMLHEHHGRYGADIMEMYSTEYLRYVIEEYMTLIQKHRKLLVLLFFHAQGSSLENFKENFTERSTSLVKEYFRDMKEKHPQMNINVTDFSIHLHTAWMFTMFEELIMHRVGIEDLEQIVTEYITFEVTGWRELMKI
- a CDS encoding imelysin family protein; amino-acid sequence: MKKFFYLSALSLGMMCSITACSDDDTTTIDAKNLDYTAENASSWGNYMRVVAQLLVNDATALYDDWAVKYNEGGSYADFFKNQDALTSVEQLIDGCVDIANEVGTAKIGDPYDLFIHNNEEKALYAVESWYSWHSREDYRNNIYSIRNAYYGTRTGAISESSLSKAVAAVNANLDTEVKKAIDDAAAAIWAIPSPFRNNINSPEAVSAMEACATLEGVLKGSLKNCIESIDKTVLAEVVKNYVDVVVLPTYSDLKAGNQALFDAVETFRTSPSNANFKACATAWLAARTPWETSEAFLFGPVADKGLDPNMDSWPLDQDGIVQILTSGNYSDLNWDGDYDEEDDKIAGAQALRGYHTLEYLIFKDGEARTIQ
- a CDS encoding di-heme oxidoredictase family protein, giving the protein MNGLLKYSFPICFSLLALFACENDGIDVDDIEVPAGFALSAGTATNFLTSSYAYDRSADWITGAYDKRFTRGDKLYDDIRTSSNGIGGGLGPVYAGYSCGSCHRNAGRTQPTLWSEGGSGSSGFSSMLVYISRKNGAFFQDYGRVLHDQAIYGVKPEGKLKVEYTYETFQFPDGETYELCKPNYSIYEWYADSVKPEDLFCTVRIPLRHVGMGQMMALDPTEIEALAAKSNYPEYGISGRCNYISERGVRSLGLSGNKAQHADLTVELGFSSDMGVTNSRYPEEICEGQAQVNQGSMMGLSYAQLDVSTEEMENVDLYMQSLSVPARRNVNNEQVIKGEQNFYKAKCHLCHVTTLHTKPRGSVLLNGTRLPWLGSQTIHPYSDFLLHDMGSEIMGVGLNDNYVSGLARGNEWRTTPLWGIGLQETVNGHTYFLHDGRARNYVEAIMWHGGEGEASKNLFKKMSKEDRDALVAFLKSL
- a CDS encoding porin, with product MKKLILMVVMAALSLAAMAQHEEDTENGVVSLAGREGFTIETKKGDFVFKPYLLVQTCANFNWYDDEGLDKAYNQDNVANSGFSIPYAVLGFTGKAFGKVAFNLSINAAASGGALLQQAWFDVQLKKQFAVRVGKFKTPFSHAYLTTLGETLLPQLPVSLTSAVILPYSLNAVTPNIGTGFDLGVEVHGLLADKFGYEVGLFNGTGSSVNTATKTLSDDWHIPSLLYAGRFTYMPKGVMPSTQGNPNRLNEDKIMFGVSASINVESENESTNDTRVGVEFAMLKNKLYLGAEAYYMNVGFTKRQKINESYNYLGGYVQGGYFVAPRLQAALRYDFFNRNGTGDDGFLNMPAVGMNYFFKGCNLKLQAMYQYIARTGHDTQLDRDNDNLGLATHSATVMLQYTF
- a CDS encoding Rid family hydrolase, which gives rise to MNNKKQPTNQSENTLTEIFKYEVKEGVSEFHVMIHSIRPEDTYEEQLNAVANAYNDLLAGELKGAMAVFKRYFLSDTANQADLLLAITTESSDCALSVVEQPPLDGTKIALWAYLQTNVQTQVLHNGLFEVKHNAYRHLWGGSVFNRAANSEYQTRLLLNDYVMQLMEQGCKLADNCIRTWFFVQNVDVNYAGVVKARNEVFVTQNLTEKTHYIASTGIGGRHADPKVLVQMDTYAVAGLKPEQIHFLYAPTHLNPTYEYGVSFERGTYVDYGDRRQVFISGTASINNKGEVVYPGDIRRQTERMWENVEALLKEAECTFDDLGHMIVYLRDIADYAVVKSMYDKRFPDTPKVFVHAPVCRPGWLIEMECMGVKALKNKEYAPF